The Triticum aestivum cultivar Chinese Spring chromosome 7B, IWGSC CS RefSeq v2.1, whole genome shotgun sequence genome window below encodes:
- the LOC123155807 gene encoding uncharacterized protein: MQSLPWAIIRSVSRVGSAAPRWWLPALARRDAPPLMESAPSYPNQHLYKIFREKHSKLDLPCLSFCSATTRGMDKAERMKAAEESNPMVETSAIQDVYYQPIIPGSSHRDGTIYKKRLEWESEYCVDVDDRTETQLEPASWDDMTCEMMQIFSLKLAKSPINSGSMQLYGYIAARDEYDLRLNYLFNRSREDPIVVQQGSLIQMTGPKRGIAFHCDVLLEFDMRIKNGENKGDDTQLIDGMSEFRGLLMPWEPTEIPINGNCATVEMSAALVSNAIAATVEVIISEAHGDFDLSLSSIVSVVEEHEFQLFHGSAGDWCGARRFVIAVTVNTMLHLKFMLGHRCSNGNIEDTCSFKAKLNGHAIHQTNFEAASILTKVTWAAWPHEMFR; encoded by the exons ATGCAAAGCCTCCCATGGGCGATTATCCGAAGCGTCAGCAGAGTCGGCTCTGCTGCGCCTCGCTGGTGGCTTCCAGCTCTTGCCCGACGAGATGCCCCTCCACTCATGGAGTCAGCACCGTCTTATCCAAATCAACATCTCTATAAAATTTTCCG TGAGAAGCATAGCAAGCTGGATTTGCCGTGCCTCTCCTTCTGTTCTGCTACTACACGAGGCATGGATAAAGCAGAGAGGATGAAGGCAGCAGAGGAGAGCAATCCCATGGTAGAGACAAGTGCAATACAAGATGTGTATTACCAGCCAATCATCCCGGGTAGCAGCCACCGTGATGGTACTATATACAAGAAAAGGCTTGAATGGGAAAGTGAATACTGTGTAGATGTTGACGACCGCACAGAAA CTCAGCTGGAGCCAGCATCTTGGGACGATATGACATGTGAAATGATGCAGATTTTCTCCTTAAAGTTAGCTAAATCTCCTATCAACAGTGGCTCAATGCAGTTATATGGATACATCGCGGCACGAGATGAATATGATTTAAGGCTTAATTATCTTTTCAATCGTAGCAGAGAAGATCCCATCGTCGTGCAACAG GGTTCTCTCATTCAAATGACCGGACCTAAGAGAGGCATTGCATTTCACTGTGATGTTCTACTTGAGTTTGACATGAGAATCAAGAACGGAGAAAACAAAGGAGATGACACACAGTTGATTGATGGAATGTCGgaatttcgtggactattaatgcCATGGGAACCAACTGAAATTCCCATTAATGGTAATTGTGCTACAGTTGAGATGTCTGCTGCACTTGTGAGTAATGCAATTGCGGCCACTGTAGAAGTTATCATATCAGAAGCACATGGTGATTTTGATCTATCCCTCAGTTCCATTGTTTCTGTTGTGGAGGAACATGAATTTCAGCTTTTTCATGGCTCCGCTGGCGACTGGTGTGGTGCAAGGAGGTTTGTGATTGCTGTCACAGTAAATACTATGTTGCATTTGAAGTTCATGCTTGGTCACAGATGCTCCAACGGTAACATTGAAGACACTTGTTCCTTCAAAGCCAAGCTAAACGGACACGCCATCCATCAAACAAATTTTGAGGCTGCTTCTATCTTGACGAAGGTGACATGGGCGGCATGGCCTCATGAAATGTTTCGTTGA